A genomic region of Ensifer adhaerens contains the following coding sequences:
- a CDS encoding phosphatase PAP2 family protein: MIELPVEPSIAGIGKEWFYVDMGANRRLVSIIVAVTLLFAVIDVVWLPISTISLDPRNFGRLAKAASAALAAYLIGRLVLYRLRDESSWAARAMRWAADSLIVLAAVSMIFLPLGFVSAIFMYIASATQVPLVDGNLAALDAALGFDWRSFLETTNGSPPVAWALVIAYHSLAPQVIGLFLLYSAVRRADKALEFVALLAVSSVFTGLLMAMFPAAGAYAYFDPAPETFDAFTAQAGMWHYSELLRLRSGESFNLFVANAQGLVTFPSYHTAVGIMIIYSLRSLRWVAAPIAVLNAVMIVGTLPEGGHHLSDVVAGAIVAVVSILVVRAVMAMGQERYQSEQAATAR, encoded by the coding sequence ATGATTGAGTTGCCAGTTGAACCAAGTATTGCCGGTATTGGCAAAGAATGGTTCTATGTCGACATGGGGGCTAATCGTCGTTTGGTTTCGATCATCGTTGCCGTGACTCTATTGTTCGCGGTGATCGATGTTGTGTGGCTGCCGATTTCAACAATCAGCCTTGATCCGCGAAACTTTGGTCGCCTGGCAAAGGCGGCCTCGGCCGCATTAGCCGCCTACCTGATCGGCAGGCTTGTTCTTTACCGCCTGCGCGACGAAAGCTCTTGGGCGGCCCGTGCGATGCGCTGGGCCGCCGACAGCCTGATTGTGCTGGCCGCAGTCTCCATGATCTTTTTGCCGCTCGGATTCGTCAGTGCGATCTTCATGTATATCGCCTCGGCGACTCAGGTTCCCCTGGTCGATGGCAACTTGGCGGCACTCGACGCGGCACTCGGATTCGATTGGCGTTCGTTTCTGGAGACGACGAACGGCTCTCCGCCGGTCGCCTGGGCACTGGTGATTGCCTATCACAGTCTGGCGCCTCAGGTGATTGGGCTATTTCTGCTGTACAGTGCGGTTCGCCGAGCAGACAAAGCTTTGGAGTTCGTCGCGCTGCTTGCGGTGTCCTCGGTGTTTACCGGCCTGTTGATGGCGATGTTTCCAGCCGCCGGCGCCTATGCCTATTTCGATCCGGCGCCCGAAACCTTCGACGCTTTCACTGCGCAAGCCGGGATGTGGCACTACTCCGAACTGTTGAGGCTGAGGTCCGGGGAAAGCTTCAACCTTTTCGTTGCAAATGCGCAAGGCCTTGTGACCTTCCCTTCCTACCACACGGCCGTCGGAATCATGATCATCTATTCCCTGCGCAGCCTTCGCTGGGTCGCTGCCCCGATCGCGGTTTTGAATGCCGTGATGATCGTCGGTACGCTGCCGGAGGGCGGGCATCATTTGAGCGATGTGGTCGCCGGCGCAATTGTCGCCGTGGTTTCAATCCTTGTGGTTCGAGCGGTCATGGCAATGGGGCAGGAACGCTATCAGTCCGAGCAGGCCGCGACGGCGCGGTAG
- a CDS encoding VOC family protein: protein MLSPNLILYVNDPARSAVFYTDLFGREPVASFPTYVAFALENGLTFSLWSTAARDFVSSGTGHRSEVAFMVRNDAEVERLYDGWRGQGITIEQELKTAVFGRTFVALDPDGHRLRVCRPDD, encoded by the coding sequence ATGCTGTCACCGAACCTCATCCTCTATGTGAACGATCCGGCAAGAAGTGCTGTGTTCTATACCGACCTCTTTGGGCGCGAACCCGTCGCATCCTTCCCGACCTATGTCGCCTTCGCGCTCGAAAACGGCTTGACCTTCAGCCTCTGGTCCACTGCGGCGAGGGACTTCGTCTCATCAGGCACAGGGCATCGTTCGGAGGTGGCTTTCATGGTGAGGAATGACGCGGAGGTCGAGCGTCTCTATGATGGCTGGCGGGGCCAAGGGATTACGATCGAGCAGGAGTTGAAAACAGCCGTTTTCGGCCGCACCTTCGTCGCGCTCGACCCGGATGGTCACCGTCTGCGCGTATGCAGGCCGGATGATTGA
- a CDS encoding Thivi_2564 family membrane protein has protein sequence MGLLIGILITFLVIVLVLYLVQRLPLDARAKQIVQIIVIIIGIISLLKYLAVF, from the coding sequence ATGGGGCTGCTTATCGGAATTCTGATTACGTTTCTTGTCATCGTGCTGGTGCTTTATCTCGTCCAGCGGCTGCCGCTCGACGCGCGTGCCAAACAGATCGTCCAGATCATCGTGATCATCATCGGCATCATCTCTCTGTTGAAATACCTGGCCGTCTTCTGA
- a CDS encoding META domain-containing protein, with the protein MLKVITAVSCACVTIEMASMQPVAAEDVPQQLVGTWLAEDIGGGGVIDNLQSTLEIREDGTYGGMAGCNHFTGTFSLSGSKITFGPAAATRKMCVPAAMTQEQKFLEALRSELSWTVEGSKLVLDKPEGRTAIKLALMAAGSEGADVTFRVPGAGAVDRQSMRYDCGGKPVEAEYINAGPVSLVTFTIDGTFVVASNVISGSGAKYAGGQYIWWTKGDEATLFDATKGEGDQGIACKPAS; encoded by the coding sequence ATGCTGAAAGTCATTACCGCCGTTTCCTGCGCTTGCGTGACCATCGAGATGGCCTCGATGCAGCCCGTTGCGGCCGAAGACGTGCCACAGCAGCTGGTCGGCACCTGGCTTGCCGAGGATATCGGTGGCGGCGGCGTGATAGACAATCTGCAATCGACGCTCGAAATCCGCGAGGACGGCACGTATGGCGGCATGGCCGGCTGCAACCATTTCACCGGCACCTTCAGCCTTTCGGGCTCGAAGATCACCTTTGGTCCCGCTGCTGCAACGCGCAAGATGTGTGTGCCGGCGGCGATGACCCAGGAGCAGAAATTCCTGGAGGCGCTTCGCAGCGAACTCTCCTGGACCGTCGAGGGCTCCAAGCTCGTGCTCGACAAGCCGGAGGGCCGGACTGCGATCAAACTGGCGTTGATGGCGGCCGGTTCCGAAGGGGCCGACGTGACCTTCCGCGTCCCGGGCGCCGGTGCCGTCGATCGGCAATCGATGCGCTACGATTGCGGCGGCAAGCCGGTGGAAGCCGAGTACATCAATGCCGGGCCGGTCTCGCTGGTGACTTTCACCATCGACGGCACCTTCGTCGTGGCATCGAACGTGATCTCGGGCTCGGGCGCCAAATATGCCGGTGGTCAGTACATCTGGTGGACCAAGGGTGACGAGGCAACGCTGTTCGATGCGACGAAGGGCGAAGGTGATCAGGGGATCGCCTGCAAGCCTGCCTCCTGA
- the dxr gene encoding 1-deoxy-D-xylulose-5-phosphate reductoisomerase produces MASRDSAKRRLTILGSTGSIGTNTLDVIERLGGRERFDVVAVTGNGNIPLLAEQAVKVGAELAVTANENQYENLKEALAGTGIAVAAGKTGLIEAAERDADWVMAAIVGNAGLAPTLAAARRGADIALANKECLVSAGNLFIEAVKKGGGRLLPVDSEHNAIFQVLEEHQRHAVERIILTASGGPFRTKSLEEMRYVTADVARAHPNWSMGLKISIDSASMFNKALEMIEAKHLFALKPEQVEVIVHPQSVIHSMVGYTDGSVLAQLGCPDMRTAIGYALSYPSRCNLPIERLDFAKLSRLDFEAPDEVRFPAIRLARRAMVEGGVQGAVLNGAKETALDAFIAGRTGFLAMAEIVEKVMDRLAGLPAAASMDDVFAADEKARQLAAGLLQ; encoded by the coding sequence ATGGCATCCCGCGACAGTGCGAAGCGCCGACTGACGATTCTCGGCTCGACCGGCTCGATCGGCACCAACACGCTCGACGTCATCGAGCGTCTCGGCGGCCGCGAGCGGTTCGACGTCGTCGCCGTCACCGGCAACGGCAACATTCCCCTGCTCGCCGAGCAGGCCGTGAAGGTTGGCGCAGAGCTCGCCGTCACCGCCAACGAAAACCAATACGAAAACCTGAAGGAAGCACTTGCCGGCACCGGCATTGCCGTTGCCGCCGGCAAGACCGGGCTGATTGAAGCGGCCGAACGTGACGCAGACTGGGTGATGGCGGCCATTGTCGGCAATGCCGGCCTTGCCCCGACGCTCGCCGCCGCGCGCCGCGGCGCAGACATCGCGCTTGCCAACAAGGAGTGCCTGGTTTCCGCCGGCAACCTGTTCATCGAGGCGGTGAAGAAGGGCGGCGGCCGGCTGCTGCCGGTCGACAGCGAACACAACGCCATCTTCCAGGTGCTGGAAGAGCACCAGCGCCACGCGGTCGAGCGCATTATCCTGACGGCGTCGGGCGGCCCCTTCCGCACCAAGTCGCTCGAGGAGATGCGATACGTGACCGCCGATGTCGCGCGTGCCCATCCGAACTGGTCGATGGGCCTGAAGATCTCGATCGACAGCGCCTCGATGTTCAACAAGGCACTGGAGATGATCGAGGCGAAGCACCTCTTTGCGCTGAAGCCGGAACAGGTGGAAGTGATCGTGCACCCGCAGTCGGTCATCCACTCGATGGTCGGCTACACCGACGGCTCGGTGCTGGCGCAGCTCGGCTGCCCGGACATGCGCACCGCCATCGGCTATGCGCTCTCCTATCCGAGCCGCTGCAACCTGCCGATCGAACGGCTCGATTTCGCCAAGCTGTCGCGGCTCGATTTCGAAGCGCCGGACGAAGTGCGCTTCCCGGCCATCCGCCTGGCGCGGCGTGCCATGGTCGAAGGCGGCGTTCAGGGCGCCGTGCTCAACGGCGCCAAGGAAACGGCGCTCGACGCCTTCATTGCCGGCCGCACCGGCTTTCTCGCCATGGCAGAGATCGTCGAAAAGGTCATGGACAGGCTCGCCGGTCTGCCGGCCGCCGCATCGATGGACGACGTCTTCGCCGCCGACGAAAAAGCCCGGCAACTGGCGGCCGGGCTTCTTCAGTAG
- the hemA gene encoding 5-aminolevulinate synthase produces MDFENFFKNELDGLHQEGRYRVFADLARHRGNFPKAARHTAAGVQEVTVWCSNDYLGMGQHSVVTGAMKRAIDECGAGAGGTRNISGTNHYHVLLERELADLHGKESALLFTSGYVSNWAALGTLCSKIPGVIVFSDAGNHASMIEGIRHSKCERVIFKHNSVADLEAKLAAADPRAPKLIAFESVYSMDGDIAPIKEFCDLADKYGAMTYLDEVHAVGMYGPRGGGIAEREGLMHRLTVIEGTLGKAFGVMGGYITGSAALCDFIRSFASGFIFTTALPPTLAAGALASIRHLKESQVERFAHQERVRRLRSLLDQRGIPHMPNPSHIVPVMVGDAAKCKWISDLLLDNFGVYVQPINYPTVPKKTERLRITPTPLHSDADIDHLVGALHSLWSRCALARAVA; encoded by the coding sequence ATGGATTTCGAGAATTTCTTTAAGAACGAACTGGACGGACTGCATCAGGAAGGCCGCTACCGGGTTTTCGCGGACCTCGCCCGTCATCGCGGCAACTTTCCGAAGGCAGCGCGCCATACGGCTGCGGGCGTCCAGGAAGTCACCGTCTGGTGCTCGAACGACTATCTCGGCATGGGCCAGCATTCTGTCGTCACCGGGGCCATGAAGCGCGCCATCGACGAATGCGGCGCCGGCGCCGGCGGCACCCGCAACATCTCCGGTACCAACCACTACCACGTCCTGCTTGAGCGCGAGCTCGCGGACCTGCATGGCAAGGAATCGGCGCTGCTGTTTACCTCGGGCTACGTGTCCAACTGGGCCGCCCTTGGCACGCTCTGTTCCAAGATTCCTGGTGTCATCGTCTTCTCGGACGCCGGGAATCACGCTTCGATGATCGAGGGGATCCGTCACTCCAAGTGCGAGCGCGTCATCTTCAAGCACAATTCTGTCGCTGACCTCGAAGCAAAGCTCGCCGCCGCCGATCCGCGCGCGCCGAAGCTCATCGCCTTCGAGTCCGTCTATTCCATGGACGGCGACATCGCGCCGATCAAGGAATTCTGCGACCTCGCCGACAAGTACGGCGCCATGACCTATCTCGACGAAGTCCATGCCGTCGGCATGTACGGTCCGCGCGGCGGCGGCATTGCCGAGCGCGAAGGCCTGATGCATCGCCTGACGGTCATCGAGGGCACGCTCGGCAAGGCCTTCGGCGTCATGGGCGGCTACATCACCGGCTCCGCGGCGCTCTGCGACTTCATCCGCTCGTTTGCTTCCGGCTTCATCTTCACGACGGCGCTGCCGCCGACGCTTGCGGCCGGCGCGCTCGCCTCGATCCGTCACCTGAAGGAAAGCCAGGTCGAGCGCTTCGCGCACCAGGAGCGCGTGCGTCGCCTTCGTTCGCTGCTCGACCAGCGTGGCATTCCGCATATGCCGAACCCGAGCCATATCGTGCCGGTCATGGTCGGCGATGCTGCCAAGTGCAAGTGGATCTCCGACCTGTTGCTCGACAACTTCGGAGTCTACGTTCAGCCGATCAACTATCCGACGGTGCCGAAGAAGACCGAGCGTCTGCGCATCACCCCGACGCCGCTGCACTCGGACGCCGACATCGATCACCTCGTCGGCGCGCTGCATTCGCTGTGGTCGCGCTGTGCGCTGGCCCGCGCCGTGGCCTGA
- a CDS encoding FAD binding domain-containing protein yields the protein MYETQYHRASSVQDAVSRMEAAGEGKYVSGGMTLIPTMKQRLAAPSDLIDLRHIAEMQGITVSGRSVRIGAATTHYDVASSVALRTVCPAICNLASHIGDPHVRHMGTIGGSIANNDPAADYPAAMLALGATIVTNRREIAADDFFAGLFETALEDSEIVVAISFDAPARAAYQKFANPASRYAMTGVFVARRDNGEVRVAVTGAGANGVFRQSDMEAALSANWSPDALANISVDASDLLSDIHADAAYRANLVKVMAKRAVAAA from the coding sequence ATGTACGAGACCCAATATCACCGGGCGTCCTCGGTTCAGGATGCTGTCAGTCGAATGGAAGCGGCCGGCGAAGGCAAATATGTCTCCGGCGGTATGACGCTGATCCCGACGATGAAGCAGCGGCTGGCCGCGCCAAGCGATCTGATCGACCTTCGCCATATCGCCGAGATGCAGGGCATCACGGTCTCCGGCCGCTCGGTGCGGATCGGCGCGGCCACGACCCATTATGACGTGGCCTCGTCGGTTGCGCTCAGAACCGTTTGTCCGGCGATCTGCAACCTTGCCAGCCATATCGGCGACCCGCACGTACGGCATATGGGTACGATCGGCGGCTCCATCGCCAACAACGACCCGGCGGCCGACTATCCGGCAGCGATGCTGGCGCTTGGCGCAACGATCGTGACCAACAGGCGCGAGATCGCGGCGGACGATTTTTTCGCCGGCCTCTTCGAAACGGCGCTGGAAGACAGTGAAATCGTCGTCGCGATCAGCTTCGACGCTCCGGCGAGGGCCGCCTACCAGAAGTTCGCCAATCCGGCATCGCGCTATGCGATGACCGGCGTCTTCGTAGCGAGGCGGGATAATGGCGAGGTTCGTGTGGCTGTGACCGGTGCCGGTGCAAACGGTGTCTTTCGCCAGTCGGACATGGAAGCGGCACTTTCGGCCAACTGGTCGCCGGATGCGCTCGCCAATATCAGCGTCGATGCTTCGGACCTGCTCTCCGACATTCACGCTGATGCGGCCTATCGCGCCAACCTGGTGAAGGTCATGGCCAAGCGCGCCGTGGCGGCGGCTTGA
- a CDS encoding xanthine dehydrogenase family protein molybdopterin-binding subunit, whose product MGVEGIGARVARKEDKRFLTGKGRYTDDMSVPGMKYAVFVRSPHAHAKILKVDASAAKGMPGVIDVLDGKQILADGIGNLICGWMIHSKDGSPMKMGAWRPLAHETVRYVGDAVAIVVADSVAEARDAAEAVVVDYLELPVVTDASRALEAGQPQLHPEAPNNLIFDWQIGDETDTDKAIAAAAHVTEITIHNNRLSPNPMEPRAALGIYDAGDDHYTCYTTSQNPHVARLVMSAFYNVAPENKLRVIAPDVGGGFGSKIYIYPEEIVCLWASKRTGVPVKWTSDRTEAFLTDAHGRDHVSKVKMAFDANNRIIGLKVDTVANLGAYMSLFSSAVPTYLYATLLSGQYDIPAIHANVRTVYTNTAPVDAYRGAGRPEATYLLERTMETAARELGVSPAELRRVNFIRSFPHQTPVIMNYDAGDYDASLEAAMKAADWNGFAARKAEAAGRGMKRGIGMSCYIEACGIAPSAAVGSLGAGVGLWESAEVRVNAVGTIEVLTGSHSHGQGHETTFAQLVADRFGVPLDSVNIVHGDTDKVQMGMGTYGSRSGAVGMSAVVKALDKVEAKAKKIAAHLMEADESDIVIENGELKVAGTDKAVPWFQMALAAYTAHNLPAGMEPGLKEGAFYDPANFTFPAGCYICEVEVDPETGRTKIIQFVAADDFGNIINPMIVEGQVHGGLAQGIGQALLEGVHYDASGQLLTASYMDYAMPRADDLPSFQVSTSNTPCPNNPLGIKGCGEAGAIGSPPALINAITDAIGNNELTMPATPHKVWAAVNAAN is encoded by the coding sequence ATGGGAGTTGAAGGCATTGGCGCGCGCGTGGCGCGCAAGGAGGACAAGCGGTTCCTGACCGGCAAGGGCCGCTATACGGACGACATGTCCGTGCCGGGCATGAAATATGCAGTCTTCGTACGCAGCCCGCATGCGCATGCGAAGATCCTGAAGGTGGATGCGTCTGCGGCCAAGGGCATGCCCGGCGTGATCGACGTGCTCGACGGCAAGCAGATCCTCGCCGATGGCATCGGCAACCTGATCTGCGGCTGGATGATCCATTCCAAGGATGGCTCGCCGATGAAGATGGGCGCCTGGCGCCCGCTCGCGCATGAAACCGTTCGTTATGTCGGCGATGCCGTTGCAATCGTCGTTGCCGATAGTGTTGCCGAGGCGCGTGACGCGGCCGAGGCCGTCGTCGTCGATTACCTGGAGCTTCCCGTCGTGACCGATGCGTCCAGGGCGCTGGAGGCAGGGCAGCCGCAGCTTCACCCGGAGGCACCGAACAATCTGATCTTCGACTGGCAGATCGGTGACGAAACGGATACCGACAAGGCGATCGCCGCTGCGGCGCACGTCACCGAGATCACGATCCACAACAACCGGCTCTCGCCCAACCCGATGGAGCCGCGCGCGGCGCTCGGGATCTATGACGCCGGCGACGACCACTACACCTGCTACACGACCAGCCAGAACCCGCATGTGGCGCGGCTGGTGATGAGCGCCTTCTATAATGTCGCTCCGGAGAACAAGCTTCGGGTCATCGCACCCGATGTCGGTGGCGGCTTCGGGTCGAAGATCTACATTTATCCGGAAGAGATCGTCTGTCTGTGGGCCTCGAAACGCACCGGCGTGCCGGTCAAATGGACGTCGGATCGCACCGAGGCATTCCTGACCGATGCGCATGGCCGCGACCACGTGTCGAAGGTGAAGATGGCATTCGATGCGAACAATCGTATCATCGGGCTCAAGGTCGATACGGTCGCCAATCTCGGCGCCTATATGTCGCTCTTCTCCTCGGCGGTGCCGACCTATCTCTATGCGACGCTGCTCTCCGGCCAGTACGACATCCCGGCGATCCATGCGAACGTTCGCACCGTCTACACCAACACGGCGCCGGTCGATGCCTATCGCGGTGCCGGGCGGCCGGAAGCGACATACCTGCTCGAACGCACGATGGAGACGGCGGCGCGCGAACTCGGCGTCTCGCCTGCGGAATTGCGTCGGGTCAATTTCATCCGCTCCTTCCCGCACCAGACGCCTGTCATCATGAACTATGACGCCGGCGACTACGACGCCTCGCTCGAAGCGGCGATGAAGGCGGCCGACTGGAACGGCTTTGCCGCGCGCAAGGCGGAAGCCGCCGGCCGCGGCATGAAGCGCGGCATCGGCATGAGCTGCTACATCGAGGCCTGCGGCATTGCGCCGTCGGCAGCGGTGGGTTCGCTCGGCGCCGGCGTCGGGCTTTGGGAATCGGCCGAGGTGCGGGTCAACGCCGTCGGTACGATCGAGGTCCTGACCGGCTCGCACAGCCATGGCCAGGGCCACGAGACGACCTTTGCCCAGCTCGTCGCAGATCGCTTTGGTGTGCCGCTCGACAGCGTCAACATCGTGCATGGCGATACCGACAAGGTTCAGATGGGCATGGGTACCTATGGTTCCCGTTCCGGCGCCGTCGGCATGTCGGCCGTCGTCAAGGCGCTCGACAAGGTCGAGGCCAAGGCGAAGAAAATTGCTGCGCATCTGATGGAAGCGGACGAGAGCGACATCGTCATCGAAAACGGAGAACTGAAAGTCGCCGGTACCGACAAGGCGGTGCCCTGGTTCCAGATGGCGCTTGCCGCCTATACCGCCCATAATCTGCCGGCAGGCATGGAGCCGGGGCTGAAGGAGGGCGCCTTCTACGACCCGGCCAACTTCACCTTCCCGGCCGGTTGCTACATCTGCGAGGTGGAGGTCGATCCGGAAACGGGCCGGACCAAGATCATCCAGTTCGTCGCCGCCGACGACTTCGGCAACATCATCAACCCGATGATCGTCGAGGGACAGGTGCATGGCGGGCTGGCGCAGGGCATCGGCCAGGCGTTGCTCGAAGGCGTGCACTATGATGCCTCGGGTCAGCTTCTGACGGCAAGCTACATGGACTACGCCATGCCGCGCGCAGACGATCTGCCGTCGTTCCAGGTCTCGACCTCGAACACGCCCTGCCCGAACAATCCGCTGGGGATCAAGGGCTGCGGCGAGGCCGGCGCGATCGGCTCGCCACCGGCGCTCATCAACGCCATCACCGATGCCATCGGCAACAACGAGCTCACCATGCCGGCAACACCGCACAAGGTGTGGGCGGCGGTCAACGCGGCCAACTGA
- a CDS encoding (2Fe-2S)-binding protein, which produces MAKVTMTVNGRQVSGHCDDRTLLVQFIRENLGLTGTHVGCDTSQCGACVIHMDGKSVKSCSILAAQAAGSTITTIEGLAADGELHPVQAAFKANHGLQCGFCTPGMVMTAVDMIRRHQGQLDEATVRAELEGNICRCTGYHNIVKAILAAAAEMSGARVAAE; this is translated from the coding sequence ATGGCGAAAGTGACAATGACGGTCAACGGCCGTCAGGTGAGCGGGCATTGCGATGACCGCACACTACTGGTGCAATTCATACGTGAAAATCTTGGACTGACGGGCACCCATGTGGGCTGCGACACCTCGCAGTGCGGCGCCTGCGTCATCCATATGGACGGAAAATCGGTCAAAAGCTGTTCCATCCTCGCCGCGCAGGCGGCAGGGTCCACGATCACCACCATCGAAGGGTTGGCGGCGGACGGCGAGCTGCATCCGGTGCAGGCAGCGTTCAAGGCCAATCACGGCCTGCAATGCGGCTTCTGCACGCCCGGCATGGTGATGACCGCCGTCGACATGATCCGCCGGCATCAGGGCCAATTGGACGAGGCGACGGTGCGCGCCGAACTCGAAGGCAACATCTGTCGCTGCACCGGCTACCACAATATCGTCAAGGCAATCCTTGCCGCTGCCGCCGAGATGAGCGGCGCCCGGGTGGCCGCGGAGTAG
- a CDS encoding glycine zipper domain-containing protein has product MKKAIALVLVALSVASCTQTEKGAGIGAVSGAIIGGAVTGDVRGAAVGAAIGGVSGAVIGHVTEQPGQCYYRDRYGRRYIDSCPR; this is encoded by the coding sequence ATGAAGAAAGCCATCGCACTTGTGCTGGTCGCCCTGTCGGTCGCAAGCTGCACCCAGACGGAAAAGGGCGCCGGCATCGGTGCCGTTTCCGGCGCGATCATCGGCGGCGCGGTCACCGGCGACGTCCGTGGCGCAGCGGTCGGTGCGGCCATCGGCGGCGTTTCCGGCGCGGTCATCGGCCACGTCACGGAACAGCCGGGTCAGTGCTACTACCGCGACCGCTACGGCCGCCGCTACATCGACTCCTGCCCGCGCTAA
- a CDS encoding MFS transporter: MSKIPSTPLPSAFKRIGWSNLFAQFSEQMALAAAPLAAVILLAAGPAETGWLQMAQTLPFLLLSIPAGLVADRASRRRLMVTSEMLRALSLAATLLLMLSGLLTLPLLAVMGFIGAIGTVCYNVAAPALIPAIVPRNQLADTNRWLELARSLAYSGGPAIGGAIVAWTGASLAYVAATSLSLLSVVLLAGLRDHHQPSNPKRKLLQDLVEGARFLAGHTLLRPILVTAIVFNTAWFVLQAVYVVYAIHTLGLTAAGVGITLGIYGAGMMIGAFAAPAISRRIPFGVMIALGPLGGLAGAAVMLSTIWVPSGALAGLSFFLFGAGPVLWSIATLTLRQAVTPNAMLGRVSAFITTATFGARPIGAALGALVATRFGVEACLAVAAAGFLVQFLVIIASRVPQLRALPEAA; encoded by the coding sequence ATGTCGAAAATACCAAGCACTCCATTGCCGTCAGCCTTCAAGCGGATCGGCTGGTCCAACCTGTTCGCGCAGTTCTCGGAGCAGATGGCGCTGGCCGCCGCCCCGCTTGCGGCCGTGATTCTGCTTGCCGCCGGCCCGGCGGAGACCGGATGGCTGCAGATGGCGCAGACGCTTCCGTTCCTCCTGCTCTCCATCCCGGCCGGCCTGGTCGCTGATCGCGCCTCCCGACGCCGGCTGATGGTCACCTCGGAAATGCTGCGCGCGCTGTCGCTGGCCGCCACGCTGCTGCTGATGCTCAGCGGCCTGTTGACCCTGCCGCTTCTGGCCGTGATGGGTTTCATCGGCGCCATCGGTACCGTCTGCTACAATGTCGCGGCCCCCGCTCTCATCCCGGCGATCGTACCCCGCAACCAACTGGCCGATACCAATCGCTGGCTGGAGCTCGCCCGCAGCCTTGCCTATTCCGGCGGACCGGCGATCGGCGGCGCAATCGTTGCATGGACGGGCGCGTCGCTCGCCTATGTCGCCGCCACCTCGCTTTCCCTTCTCTCCGTCGTCCTGCTTGCCGGCCTTCGTGATCACCACCAGCCGAGCAATCCAAAGCGCAAGCTTCTTCAGGATCTGGTCGAAGGTGCACGTTTCCTTGCCGGCCACACGCTGCTCAGGCCCATTCTCGTCACGGCGATCGTCTTCAATACGGCCTGGTTCGTGCTGCAGGCGGTCTATGTCGTCTATGCCATTCACACCCTCGGCCTGACGGCGGCCGGCGTTGGCATCACGCTTGGCATCTATGGCGCCGGGATGATGATCGGTGCCTTCGCCGCACCTGCCATTTCGCGCCGCATCCCGTTCGGGGTGATGATTGCGCTTGGTCCGCTCGGCGGGTTGGCGGGCGCCGCCGTGATGCTCTCGACGATCTGGGTACCCTCAGGCGCCCTTGCCGGGTTGAGCTTCTTTTTATTCGGCGCCGGCCCGGTTCTCTGGTCGATCGCCACCCTCACCTTGCGCCAGGCCGTCACGCCGAATGCGATGCTCGGGCGTGTATCCGCCTTCATCACCACAGCCACGTTCGGCGCGCGGCCGATCGGCGCAGCGCTCGGGGCGCTCGTCGCCACGCGCTTCGGCGTCGAGGCATGTCTGGCCGTTGCCGCCGCAGGTTTCCTGGTCCAGTTTCTCGTCATCATCGCCTCCCGCGTGCCGCAGTTGCGGGCGCTGCCGGAAGCCGCCTAA